In a genomic window of Lacrimispora sp. BS-2:
- a CDS encoding LacI family DNA-binding transcriptional regulator, protein MQRITIKDIAAEVGVSHTTVSYVLNNNINQRISDKTREAVLDAARRLKYIPNETARSLRKDSTECIAVALEKSVAQSRFGRLLQGIREELGAEGYGLMLMDFQMKKESKCPEYVESVLQRRTDGGYFYFFRWSAAGLQQDDRQL, encoded by the coding sequence ATGCAAAGAATAACAATTAAAGATATTGCAGCAGAGGTAGGGGTTTCACATACCACAGTATCTTATGTCCTAAATAATAATATAAATCAGAGAATATCAGATAAAACACGTGAAGCGGTGTTAGACGCAGCGAGGCGTTTGAAGTATATACCGAATGAAACTGCACGTTCTCTTCGTAAGGACAGTACGGAATGTATCGCAGTGGCATTGGAAAAATCTGTGGCTCAGAGCCGGTTCGGCAGGCTGCTGCAGGGAATACGGGAAGAGCTTGGGGCAGAAGGATATGGTCTTATGCTGATGGATTTCCAGATGAAGAAAGAAAGCAAGTGTCCGGAGTATGTGGAAAGCGTGCTGCAGCGGCGGACGGATGGGGGTTATTTTTATTTCTTCAGATGGTCTGCCGCCGGTCTGCAGCAGGATGATCGACAACTATAA
- a CDS encoding DUF4304 domain-containing protein, which yields MERDWDKNSNELKALREQSQDMRLEYYFKAAAQPNGPSAEKLREMLDITEEDGREYQIRKEKEVNMKPVKKRDCVVREVVKPLLKASGFKTRRQDWWKELEDSWLLIHMQYSQWNSSLTGACFGFYISVTAKADIRTEIAEQWIYNRVEDLNQFDFLPHWGLLSPYCSGDMYKIDGYQNYLPTDEPVKNILAQIRGDFEDYVIPALLDVHNIDEWKLLYQRKKNRYAQKENYILRFFSIAILMQSAVEWPRWQEKYGLTQEDILAHLDWLAIMEQHSAFPDGDMRSRIVRYFTPADSD from the coding sequence ATGGAAAGAGATTGGGATAAAAATAGTAATGAGTTAAAGGCGCTGCGAGAACAGTCTCAAGATATGCGCCTGGAATATTATTTTAAAGCGGCGGCGCAGCCCAATGGTCCGAGTGCTGAGAAATTGCGTGAAATGCTGGATATAACTGAAGAAGATGGGCGTGAATATCAGATCAGGAAAGAAAAAGAAGTCAATATGAAGCCAGTAAAAAAGCGTGACTGCGTCGTTCGTGAAGTCGTGAAACCACTGTTAAAAGCCTCGGGGTTTAAAACCAGGCGGCAAGACTGGTGGAAGGAGTTGGAGGATTCCTGGCTGTTGATTCATATGCAGTATTCGCAGTGGAACAGCAGTTTAACAGGTGCTTGCTTTGGTTTTTATATCAGCGTTACTGCGAAAGCTGATATCAGAACGGAAATAGCAGAGCAGTGGATCTATAATCGGGTCGAGGATTTAAACCAGTTTGATTTTCTACCCCATTGGGGGCTGCTTTCACCCTATTGCAGTGGCGATATGTATAAGATTGACGGGTATCAGAATTATTTGCCGACTGATGAACCAGTTAAGAACATATTGGCTCAGATTAGGGGGGATTTCGAAGACTATGTGATTCCTGCACTTTTAGATGTACATAATATCGATGAATGGAAATTGCTGTACCAAAGGAAAAAGAATCGTTATGCGCAGAAGGAAAATTATATTCTGAGATTTTTTAGTATAGCAATTTTGATGCAGTCAGCAGTGGAATGGCCGCGATGGCAGGAGAAATACGGTTTGACTCAGGAGGATATTCTGGCGCACTTAGACTGGCTTGCTATTATGGAACAGCATTCGGCATTTCCGGATGGCGATATGAGGTCGCGGATCGTCCGCTATTTTACGCCAGCAGATAGTGATTAA
- a CDS encoding alpha/beta hydrolase fold domain-containing protein: MQNSGINGRRSDRPIPVRIYYPDDKPQHHALVFIHGGGFTVGSIDTHDRMMRSVMASSKCAVIGVDYHLAPETKFPVPLFECTAVIRYFHEHGSKYGILPDKMAIGGDSGGANLALGTTLYLRDVFGDNDYICALLLYYGSYGLMDGPSWRLNGTALDGMRKSDMSAYISYYLENPSLDGENPYFATLNNDLTHGIPAVYLCCGSLDPLLGDSQALHNILALHGVHTEFELVPGVLHAFMHYGRMMDEALDCLKHSGEFYASILEE, from the coding sequence CTGCAAAACAGTGGAATTAACGGTCGAAGGTCCGATCGGCCCATCCCTGTACGCATTTATTACCCTGATGATAAACCACAGCATCATGCTTTAGTATTCATTCACGGCGGCGGATTTACCGTAGGAAGTATTGATACTCACGACCGCATGATGCGAAGTGTCATGGCTTCCAGCAAATGTGCCGTAATCGGTGTGGATTATCATCTTGCTCCGGAAACGAAATTCCCGGTTCCCCTGTTTGAATGCACTGCCGTCATCCGTTATTTCCATGAGCATGGATCTAAATATGGTATTCTTCCGGATAAGATGGCAATTGGCGGCGACTCCGGCGGAGCAAATCTGGCTTTGGGGACAACGCTTTACCTGCGTGACGTATTTGGCGATAACGATTATATCTGCGCACTACTGCTCTATTATGGTTCCTACGGTCTGATGGACGGTCCTTCCTGGCGTTTGAACGGAACCGCATTAGACGGTATGCGCAAAAGTGATATGTCTGCTTACATCAGCTATTATCTGGAAAATCCCTCATTAGATGGAGAAAATCCATATTTTGCTACCTTAAATAATGACCTGACCCACGGAATACCTGCTGTTTATTTATGCTGTGGCAGCCTGGATCCACTCTTAGGCGATTCTCAGGCCTTACATAACATATTAGCTCTCCATGGCGTACACACGGAATTTGAGCTGGTTCCTGGTGTACTGCATGCATTCATGCATTACGGGCGTATGATGGACGAAGCCCTTGACTGTTTAAAGCATAGCGGTGAATTTTATGCTTCCATCTTAGAAGAATAA